CGCCGCCAAAATCAGATTTGGAGTAATAACTTTAAGATGCCGGTTTGAATATAACGTTTTGTATTGCTAAGAACGCTTTATAAAAAACACCCAAGTATCAATCTCGAAATAATGTAAGGCGATTCGTAGGAAAGATCCTACACTTCGCTTCGTGCCGGATCTTTTGGATCCATTTGGCGCCCAGATAAAGCAATGGAGCGATGGTTCATGGAAACGTGGAAGGAATCACAACTGAAACAACTGACGTTTGCCAAGGAAATAGAGACGGCGTATCCCATATTGCTGAGATTCGCCGAAAACCTGGGCTTTAATTACTGCGCGATCGCCGTAACCTCGCCACATCGCGAGGTGCACCTCAATGCATTGCAAATCAATAATTACCCCAAAGATTGGAACGTACAGTACGACGAGGAAAATTACCGAAACGTTGACCCGATAATAGCGCATTGCAATCACTCAATATTGCCAATTGTCTGGGAGGAAAGAGTCTTCGCCCAGGCACCTGAGCTTTGGCGAGCGTTGCAAAAAAACGGACTGCAGCATGGCTGGTCGCAAGCGTTTCATGATGAGGCCAGCGGCTTGTGCAGCATCATCAGTCTCGCCCGCTCTCACTGTTCGATCAGCCCGCTGGAGCTGTATGAGCATTACGGTTATATCTTTTTCGCCAACCGACGCGTCAGCGAATTGTACGCCCGCAGCGTGCCCATACCGACCAAACCCAGCAGGCCCAGGCTTTCGTCCCGGGAACTGGAGATTCTGCAACTGTCCGCCATGGGCAAGACCGCGCATGATATTTCGAGAATTCTCAGCCTCAGCGAACGTACCGTTAACTACCATGTGCAAAACCTGATCGAGAAGTTCAAAGTCTGCAACAAGATCTCCGCCGTGATCGCGGCGGCTCGCGCGGGAATCATCTGAATCGTCAACTGACTCCCGACGCAATCCTGCGAGTATTCGCCCGCAAAAAAACGTACCATTGAGGCCTTCTCCGAGTGATGACGCACACCGCTTGCATCGCAGTCCACTCGGTCGGGTTCCGTGGCGTGAGAAGCCGGCAACGGAACACCAGCCGAATATTCCGAGTCCCCGCCCCATGCCTTTGCTTGAAACACCTTTCGCCCAACTCGACCTGATCCGCCAGCCCGAACAGCAGAATGAACCGCTGCAAGCCTTCGATGCGGCAGACGAATACCTGCTCAATCATCTCGCCAGCGAACAACCGGCAAGCAGCACCCGCGTGCTGGTACTCAATGACAGCTTTGGTGCCTTGGCGATCAGTTTGCTGGGCAATGTCGAGGTCAGCAGCAGCGGCGACTCGTTCCTGGGTTTCGCCGGGCTGGAAAAAAATCTGCTGCGCAATGGTCAGGCGTTCGATGCGATCCGGCCGCTACCGGCCAGCGAACCTTTAGTGGGGCCGTTTGACCGGGTGCTGATCCGCGTTCCCAAAACCCTGGCGCTGCTGGAAGAACAACTGATCCGCCTGCAAGGACAACTCGCCCCCGGCGCGCAAGTGATCGCGGCCGCGATGGTGAAGCATCTGCCCCGTGCCGCCGGCGATCTGCTCGAGCGCTACATTGGCCCGGTGCAGGCGTCGCTGGCCGTGAAGAAAGCGCGACTGCTGATCGCCACGCCTGAAAGCAAACTGCCCGCGACATCGCCCTACCCGACTCGCTATCGCCTCGACGAACCGGCGATCGAACTGCTCAACCACGCCAACGTGTTCTGCCGCGACGGCCTGGACATCGGCACGCGCGCGTTTCTGCCGCATCTGCCGAAAAACCTTGGCAACGCACGAGTCGCCGACCTGGGTTGTGGTAACGGTGTACTGGCCATTGCCAGCGCCCTGCAGAACCCGGATGCGCATTACACGCTGGTCGATGAATCGTTCATGGCGGTGCAATCGGCTGCCGAGAACTGGCGCGAGGCGTTGGGCGATCGCGAAGTCATCGTGCGCGCTGGCGATGGTCTGGCCGGGCAGGCGCCGCAGTCGCTGGACGTGGTGCTGTGCAACCCACCGTTCCATCAGCAGCAGGTGGTCGGCGACTTCCTCGCCTGGCGCATGTTCCAGCAAGCCCGCGAGGCACTGGTGGTCGGCGGTGCGCTGTACATTGTCGGCAATCGGCACCTGGGCTATCACAGCAAACTGGCGCGCTTGTTCCGCGGTGTCGAGCAAGTGGCGGCAACGCCGAAGTTCGTCATTCTCAAGGCGCGCAAATAAATCCCGGGCATAAAAAACCCTCCGTGAGGAGGGTTGCAAACCCGTACCCGAAGGCGCCGGGACAGGATGTTTCAGTGGGTGGTCAAGCCTGCGGCATTCATGAACATGCGCATCAGGCTGGCGGCGATGAACAACACGCCGACACTGCCGACCCAGATCAAGGCCAACCAGCCGAGCCGCTGCCACAGCGGTTTTTTTTCGGCTTCTTCAATGTCGTGCAGGGAATGCTTGCCGGTCATAGAATCGATCTCCGTTAAGCCAAGGCGCCACCGATGGCGCCTTCGCGAGCAGGCTCGCTCCCACAGGGCAAGCCCGGCATTGGATTAGTGATAGCCGTCTTCATGGGTGACTTTGCCGCGGAACACGTAGTAGCTCCAGAAGGTATAACCCAGGATGAACGGGATGATGAACAGCGTGCCCACCAGCATGAAGCCCTGACTTTGCGGCGGCGCGGCGGCGTCCCAGATCGAGATCGATGGCGGTACGATGTTCGGCCAGAGGCTGATGCCCAGGCCGCTGTAGCCGAGGAAAATCAGCACCAGGGTCAGCAGGAACGGCGTGTAGTTGGCATTACGTGCCACTGCGCGGATCAGGCCATACAGGGTAACCAGCACCAGAATCGGCACCGGCATGAACCACAACAGATTCGGCATGCTGAACCAGCGCGAGGCAATTTCCGGGTGGGACAACGGCGTCCAGATACTGACAATGCCGATCACCGCCAACAGCACAAACGCCAGCGGCCGCGCCAGATCATGCATCTGTTCCTGCAACTTGCCTTCGGTCTTCATGATCAGCCAGGTGCAACCGAGCAAGGCATAGGCCACCACCAGCGCTGCGCCGCAGAACAGTGTGAACGGCGTGAGCCAGTCCAGTGATCCACCGGCGAACTGGCGATTGACCACCGGCAAGCCGTCGATGAACGCACCTAGCGCCACACCCTGAAAGAACGTCGCCGCGATCGAACCACCGATGAACGCCTTGTCCCACAGGTGACGTTTTTCATCCTTGGCCTTGAAGCGGAACTCGAAGGCCACGCCACGGAAAATCAGCCCCATCAGCATGAAGATCAGCGGCAGGTACAGCGCCGACAACACAACCGAATAGGCCAGCGGGAAGGCGCCAAACAACGCCGCGCCCCCCAGCACCAGCCAGGTTTCGTTGCCGTCCCAGACTGGCGCAACCGTGTTCATCATCACGTCGCGGTCGGTCTTGCCGGGCACGAACGGGAAAAGAATGCCGATGCCCAGATCGAAACCGTCCATGACCACGTACATCATGATGCCGAAGATGATGATCACGGCCCAGATCAGCGGAAGATCAATACCCATGAGTCAAATCTCCTTGGTCAAGCGAGTGTTGTCTTCGTGCTCGCCCTCGGCCGGATCGTCGGCTGCGGACAGCGGACGCGCCGGGGTGCGTTTCTTGCCTGGACCACCGTCGGGCGTTTCGCTGCCTTCGCTGATCTTCGGCCCCTTGCGCACCAGACGCATCATGTAGCCGAGACCTGCGCCGAACAGCGCGAAATAGATCACGACGAACATGATCAGGGTGATGCTCATCTGCATGAAGCTGTGGTTGGAAGAAGCATCTGCGGTGCGCATCAAGCCGTACACGACCCATGGCTGACGGCCGATTTCCGTGGTGAACCAGCCGGCAAGAATCGCGATCAGGCCGGACGGCCCCATCCACAACGCCAGATGCAGGAACGGCCGCGAGGTATACAGCGAGTCACGCTTGCGCAGCCACAGACTCCACAACCCGGTGAAGATCATCAGGAAACCGAGGCCGACCATGATGCGGAACGACCAGAACACGATGGTCGAATTCGGCCGGTCTTCCGGCGGGAATTCCTTCAGTGCCGGCACTTGCTTGTCCAGCGAGTGCGTGAGAATCAGGCTGCCGAGGTAGGGAATCTCCACGGCGAACCTGGTGCGTTCTTCTTTCATGTCCGGCCAGCCGAACAGGATCAGCGGCGTCGCTTCGTCGCCGTGGTTTTCCCAGTGGCCTTCGATCGCAGCGATTTTTGCCGGCTGATGCTTGAGCGTGTTGAGCCCGTGGAAGTCGCCGATCACTGCCTGGATCGGCGCGACGATCAGCGCCATCCACATCGCCATCGACAACATGGTGCGGATCGCCGGGTTGTCCCTGCCGCGCAGCAAATGCCAGGCTGCCGAAGAGCCGACGAAGAATGCCGTCGCGACGAACGCGGCGGTGGCCATGTGCATCAGGCGATAAGGGAATGACGGGTTGAAGACAATCGCCAGCCAATCGGTCGGAATCACCTGACCGTTGACGATTTCAAAGCCCTGCGGCGTCTGCATCCAGCTGTTGGAAGCGAGAATCCAGAAGGTCGAAATCAGCGTGCCGATCGCCACCATCACCGTCGAAAAGAAGTGCAGGCCGCGCCCGACCTTGTTCCAGCCGAACAGCATCACGCCAAGAAAACCGGCCTCGAGAAAAAACGCTGTAAGCACTTCATAGGTCAGCAACGGCCCGGTGACGGCACCGGCGAAATCAGAGAATCGACTCCAGTTGGTGCCGAACTGATAGGCCATGACCAGACCGGAAACCACGCCCATGCCGAAGTTGACGGCAAAGATCTTCGACCAGAAATGGTAGAGGTCACGGTAGGTATCGTTGCGGGTTTTCAGCCACAAGCCTTCGAGCACCGCCAGGTAACTCGCCAGGCCGATGGTGATGGCCGGGAACAGAATGTGGAACGAGATGGTGAACGCGAACTGAATTCGGGCGAGATCGAGAGCCTCTAAACCGAACATATGGCTTCCTCTGTCAGGTAGTACGGGTAGCGGACCCGGAGGCCTGCACCACTGCCCCCACGGATATGGAGTGCGGCGAATTCGGATTCGTTCTTTTTTTACAACCATCGCAACGCAGGGAGTCTGGCCAACTGGCCGTCAGATCAGTTCCGGTCGGGGTCTTGATCTGGATCAAGCAACGTTGAAAGAGTAGTCCCATTTTTACCAACGAACCGCGTGGTCGTTTGCCGCGTGACAAGTTGTCTCATTGGCGCAGCAAGGTTCTGGCCTGAATAAGTTGTGGGTTAACCCGAAAAGATTGATGCACATCTGACTGAATTTTTTCTCGTAGCAACTTCCTGTTACAGACTGGTGATAATCTCGCCGTTCACTCGTCCAAGACCTGCCTTCAGATGCCCGTTCAAGAGCCCCTGCTGTTACGTCACCATCGTCCGTTCATGGCCTTCTGGCTGGCGCGGATTTTCACCGCCAGCGGTTTCCAGATGCTCACCGTGGCGATTGGCTGGAATCTGTATCAACTGACCGGCAACGTGCTGGATCTGGGCCTGGTCGGTCTGGTCGAATTTGCCCCGCGCGTGCTGTTCATGCTGCACACCGGGCATGTCGCCGACCGCTATGACCGGCGCAAGGTCGCCGCGCTTTGTCAGTCGTTGCAGGCACTGATTGCCTTGGCGCTGGCCATCGGCAGTGCCACCGACAATGTCACTCGCGAGATGATTTTCATCCTCGCCTTTCTTCTGGGCGCTGCGCGGTCGTTCGAAATGCCGACGACCCAGGCGCTATTGCCAAGCATCGTCCCCAGCGCCCTGTTCCCCCGCGCCGTCGCTGCCGCGCAATCGGCGCAGCAGTCTGCGACCATCGTCGCCCCGGCTCTCGGCGGCTTGCTCTATGCATTTGGCAGCGTCTGGGTCTACGGTCCAACCGTACTTCTGTATGTGATCGCCTGCACGCTGATGCTCAATCTGCCGGCACGCCAGACGCCGCTGAACAAAGGCAAAGCCACGCTGGATTCGTTGCTGGCGGGAATCCGTTTCATCCGCAGCCGCCCGGACATCCTCGGCGCGATCTCGCTGGACCTTTTTGCCGTGCTGCTCGGCGGCGCCACGGCGTTGCTGCCGGTGTTCGCCAAGGACATTCTGCTGACTGGCCCGTGGGGCCTTGGCCTGCTGCGCTCGGCGCCGGCAGTGGGCGCGTTGCTGATGTCATTGTTCCTGGCGCGATTTGCCGTGGAGCGCAATGTCGGTCGGGTGATGTTCACCGCCGTCGGCATCTTCGGCGTCGCCACCATCGCCTTCGGCCTGTCGACCTCGTTCTGGTTCTCGCTGGCAGTGCTGGTGGTGCTCGGTGCAGCGGACATGATCAGCATGGTCATCCGCGCCTCGTTCGTACAACTGGAAACCCCGGACGAAATGCGCGGCCGGGTCAGCGCGGTCAACGGCCTGTTCATTGGTGCCTCGAACCAGTTGGGCGAATTCGAATCCGGCCTCACGGCCCACTGGTTCGGCACCGTGCCGGCGGTGGTCATGGGCGGAATCGGCACGCTGGTGGTGACCGGGACGTGGATCAAGCTGTTCCCGACATTGGCGAACCGGGACCGGATGCATGTGCCGGTGGAGGAGAAGGTCTGAGTTTTCTGGAAAAACTCACCTGCCAAGCACATATCAAGCGACAACGTGCGGTACATAGTTACCGCACTGGGTGTAATGTATCGCCTTACACTCGCCGCCATGATCATGTCTTCAGGTCCACGCCCATGCACAACCCGCCACACCCCGGTGAAACCCTGCTGCTGGATGTCTTGCCCGAGCTTGGCATCAGCGTGAGCGAATTAGCCCGGCACCTTGGCTTTGCACGCCCGCACCTTTCGCGCGTACTGCACGGACACGCGCCAATCAGCCCGGATCTGGCAGTACGACTTGAGCGTGCAGGGATAGGCAAGGCGCGCGTGTGGCTAGGTGTTCAAACCGACTACGACCTTTGGCAAGCGGAGCACCGTGAGCAACCAATGATAGAACCCCTCGCAGCCCGCGGCTGACCCTTCAGGCCATCAACTCCCCCGCCACCTTCAACCGCAGCGCCTTGCCGCCAAGTTGCTCGACCAGGGTCAAGGCAAATTCCAGCGCCGGTCCCGAGCCTTGGGCGGTGATGCAGTTGCCGTCGACCACCACTGGTTGATCAACAAACGTACAGCCCGACAACTGATGGCTGGCGCCGGGCAGGCAGGTCATCCGTCGCTGGCGCAGCACGCCTGACGCTTGCAGCGCGACGGCCGGGGCTTCGCCGATGGCGGCGAACAGTCGGCCGGCGCTGGCTTGGTCCTTGAGCAATTGCTGTAATGGCTGATGCGCCGCCAGATGCTGGGAACCGACGGCGCCGCCCGGCAGGACAATCAGGTCGAAGCGCTGCGCGAGTACATCGACCAGCATGCCATCGGCAGTCAACCGGGTGCCGCGCGCGCAGGTCAGCATGCGCCGGCCTTCGATACTGGCGGCGACCACTTCGATGCCGGCGCGGCGCAGCACGTCGATCAGGGTCACGGTTTGCAAATCGTCGATGCCCTCGGCGAGGGCAATCAGGGCTCTGGAAGTCATGGGCGCTTTCCGCTGGGTAGTCTGTAAAGCGTAGTCAGCTTTGTCCCACCCTGTTCGAAGTCAGCCGTTACTTGATGTAAAGCTGAGTCGAGAGCGTGTTGCGCGGAGCGTTGATCGAGGTGTTGCTGAAGCTGAAGGTGCCTTCCTGTTTGCCGGCCAGATCGAAGGTATAGAGAGAACCGACGGTTTTGCTGCCAGGCGTGCATTCGGTGAGGTTGCCATTATCGAAGGCACACACCGGGCCTCGAGTGCCGTTGACCTCGAAGCCATCCAGAGTCACGTGTGGCTGGTTCTGGCCATAGCCGACTTCCAGCACGAAGACTTTGATATTCGGCCCACTGTGATTGCATTGGGTTTGCGGCTGGTTATTGGCGATATCCTCCAGTCCGCAGGGCGGTGACTGTACTTTGATCACCTTCACTTCGCTCAACGGCGGCGCCGAAGCCGCGAACGCCGGCACCGCCGCCAGCAGTGCTGCAATCCATCCGAAAATCCTGATCCCGCTGTTGCGCATGCCTGCCCACTCCGAAAAATCAGCGCGCAGTATGGCGCAGTTGTCCGCTGCGCAAAACTTCGCCGACGATCGACACCAACATCCGCCAAATTCCTCACGCGGCTGGTATGATGCGCGGCTTTTTCCGGCCCACGACAATTTCCCAGGCGCTTGCGACGGTCTGTGCTTTGCTGTTGAGGTCGATACATTCACGGCGCCACGCGCGCCACGGGGAGCAGACATGCTGGAAAGGCTGTTTCAACTCAAGGCACACAACACCAACGTGCGCACCGAAATTCTCGCGGGCGTCACGACTTTCCTGGCCATGGCTTACATTCTGTTCGTCAACCCGAGCATCCTCGGCGAGACCGGCATGGACAAGGGCGCGATCTTCGTCGCCACCTGTCTGGCTGCCGCGATCGGATCGACCGTGATGGGCCTGATCGCCAACTACCCGATCGCCCTCGCTCCGGGCATGGGCCTGAATGCCTTCTTTACCTACACCGTGGTTCTGCACATGGGCCACACCTGGCAGGTGGCGCTGGGTGCGGTGTTCATTTCCGCCGTGCTGTTCTTCCTGCTGTCGATCTTCCGCATCCGTGAATGGATCATCAATGCCATCCCGCTGCCACTGCGCTCGGCGATCGCCGCCGGTATCGGTCTGTTCCTGGCGTTGATTGCCTTGCACAACGCGGAAATCGTGGTCGGCAATTCGGCGACCATGGTCGGCCTCGGTGATCTGACCAAACCGGCACCGATCCTTGCGACTATCGGCTTCGCTGTGATTGTTGCCCTCGAAGCGCTGAAAGTGCGCGGCGCGGTGCTGATCGGCATCCTCGCGGTAACCATCGCCTCGATCGCGCTGAACGTCACCAAGTTCGGCGGCATCCTGTCGATGCCGCCGTCGCTGGCGCCGACCTTCCTGCAACTGGACATCAAAGGTGCACTGGATATCGGTCTGGTCAGCGTGATCTTCGCCTTCCTGTTCGTCGACCTGTTCGACAACTCCGGGACCCTGATCGGCGTCGCCAAGCGCGCCGGCCTGATGGGCAAGGACGGCCACATGCCGAAAATGGGTCGCGCGCTGATCGCCGACAGTACTGCGGCCATGGCCGGTTCGCTGCTGGGCACGTCGACCACCACCAGTTACATCGAATCCGCTGCCGGCGTCAGTGCCGGCGGCCGCACCGGCCTGACCGCCATCGTCGTGGCAATCCTGTTTCTGCTGGCGCTGTTCTTCTCGCCACTGGCGGCCAGCGTTCCGGCCTTCGCCACCGCCCCAGCGCTGCTGTTCGTCGCCGTGCTGATGACTTCCGGCCTGGCGGAAATAGACTGGGATGACATCACCGTCGCCGCGCCGGTGGTGGTCACCGCGCTGGCGATGCCGTTCACCTATTCGATCGCCAACGGCATCGCCTTCGGCTTCATCGCCTGGACCGCCATCAAGCTGCTGTCCGGCCGTGCCCGTGAGCTGAACCCGGCACTGGTGATTCTTTCGATTCTGTTTGTGATCAAGTTGGGTTGGTTCAACGCATGACTTTCGATTCCCAAGCCTACGCCGAACAGCTCGAAGCCAAGGTCACACGTCTGCGTGAGCTGCTGGCGCCGTTCGATGCACCCGAGCCGACGGTGTTTGATTCGCCGCTGCAGAACTTCCGCCTGCGTGCCGAATTCCGCCTGTGGCGCGAGGGCGGCGAGCGGCATTACGCGATGTTCTCTCAGGACGACAAACGCACGCCGATCCTCATCGAAGAATTCCCGATTGCCAGCCTGCGCATCAACCAGTTGATGCCGCAGTTGAAGGCCGCGTGGCAGGCCAGTTCGGCGCTGAGCCACAAGTTGTTCCAGGTCGAATTCCTGACCACGCTGGCCGGCGACGCGATGATCACCCTGTGCTATCACCGCCCGCTGGATGAGCATTGGCACGCGGCGGCGACTCAGTTGGCGACCAATCTCGGTGTGAGCATCATCGGCCGCTCCAAAGGCAAGCGCGAAGTGCTCGGCCAGGATTATGTCGTCGAAAAACTCGAAGTCGGCGGCCGCATCTTCAGCTATCGCCAGCCCGAAGGCGCGTTCACCCAGCCCAACGGTACGGTGAACCAGAAAATGCTCAACTGGGCATACGAAGCGCTGGGCGATCGCAGCGACGATCTGCTGGAGTTGTACTGCGGCAATGGCAACTTCACCCTGCCGCTGGCCACCCGGGTACGCAAAGTGCTCGCTACCGAAATCAGCAAGACGTCGGTCAACGCG
This genomic interval from Pseudomonas koreensis contains the following:
- a CDS encoding DUF4879 domain-containing protein yields the protein MRNSGIRIFGWIAALLAAVPAFAASAPPLSEVKVIKVQSPPCGLEDIANNQPQTQCNHSGPNIKVFVLEVGYGQNQPHVTLDGFEVNGTRGPVCAFDNGNLTECTPGSKTVGSLYTFDLAGKQEGTFSFSNTSINAPRNTLSTQLYIK
- a CDS encoding HigA family addiction module antitoxin; this translates as MHNPPHPGETLLLDVLPELGISVSELARHLGFARPHLSRVLHGHAPISPDLAVRLERAGIGKARVWLGVQTDYDLWQAEHREQPMIEPLAARG
- a CDS encoding DJ-1 family glyoxalase III, translating into MTSRALIALAEGIDDLQTVTLIDVLRRAGIEVVAASIEGRRMLTCARGTRLTADGMLVDVLAQRFDLIVLPGGAVGSQHLAAHQPLQQLLKDQASAGRLFAAIGEAPAVALQASGVLRQRRMTCLPGASHQLSGCTFVDQPVVVDGNCITAQGSGPALEFALTLVEQLGGKALRLKVAGELMA
- a CDS encoding cytochrome ubiquinol oxidase subunit I, encoding MFGLEALDLARIQFAFTISFHILFPAITIGLASYLAVLEGLWLKTRNDTYRDLYHFWSKIFAVNFGMGVVSGLVMAYQFGTNWSRFSDFAGAVTGPLLTYEVLTAFFLEAGFLGVMLFGWNKVGRGLHFFSTVMVAIGTLISTFWILASNSWMQTPQGFEIVNGQVIPTDWLAIVFNPSFPYRLMHMATAAFVATAFFVGSSAAWHLLRGRDNPAIRTMLSMAMWMALIVAPIQAVIGDFHGLNTLKHQPAKIAAIEGHWENHGDEATPLILFGWPDMKEERTRFAVEIPYLGSLILTHSLDKQVPALKEFPPEDRPNSTIVFWSFRIMVGLGFLMIFTGLWSLWLRKRDSLYTSRPFLHLALWMGPSGLIAILAGWFTTEIGRQPWVVYGLMRTADASSNHSFMQMSITLIMFVVIYFALFGAGLGYMMRLVRKGPKISEGSETPDGGPGKKRTPARPLSAADDPAEGEHEDNTRLTKEI
- a CDS encoding NCS2 family permease, whose amino-acid sequence is MLERLFQLKAHNTNVRTEILAGVTTFLAMAYILFVNPSILGETGMDKGAIFVATCLAAAIGSTVMGLIANYPIALAPGMGLNAFFTYTVVLHMGHTWQVALGAVFISAVLFFLLSIFRIREWIINAIPLPLRSAIAAGIGLFLALIALHNAEIVVGNSATMVGLGDLTKPAPILATIGFAVIVALEALKVRGAVLIGILAVTIASIALNVTKFGGILSMPPSLAPTFLQLDIKGALDIGLVSVIFAFLFVDLFDNSGTLIGVAKRAGLMGKDGHMPKMGRALIADSTAAMAGSLLGTSTTTSYIESAAGVSAGGRTGLTAIVVAILFLLALFFSPLAASVPAFATAPALLFVAVLMTSGLAEIDWDDITVAAPVVVTALAMPFTYSIANGIAFGFIAWTAIKLLSGRARELNPALVILSILFVIKLGWFNA
- the trmA gene encoding tRNA (uridine(54)-C5)-methyltransferase TrmA is translated as MTFDSQAYAEQLEAKVTRLRELLAPFDAPEPTVFDSPLQNFRLRAEFRLWREGGERHYAMFSQDDKRTPILIEEFPIASLRINQLMPQLKAAWQASSALSHKLFQVEFLTTLAGDAMITLCYHRPLDEHWHAAATQLATNLGVSIIGRSKGKREVLGQDYVVEKLEVGGRIFSYRQPEGAFTQPNGTVNQKMLNWAYEALGDRSDDLLELYCGNGNFTLPLATRVRKVLATEISKTSVNAALSNLSENAVDNVTLVRLSAEELTEALNEVRPFRRLHGIDLKSYDFGSVFVDPPRAGMDADTCELTRRFDNILYISCNPETLAANIAQLHDTHRITKCALFDQFPWTHHMESGVLLTRR
- the cydB gene encoding cytochrome d ubiquinol oxidase subunit II — encoded protein: MGIDLPLIWAVIIIFGIMMYVVMDGFDLGIGILFPFVPGKTDRDVMMNTVAPVWDGNETWLVLGGAALFGAFPLAYSVVLSALYLPLIFMLMGLIFRGVAFEFRFKAKDEKRHLWDKAFIGGSIAATFFQGVALGAFIDGLPVVNRQFAGGSLDWLTPFTLFCGAALVVAYALLGCTWLIMKTEGKLQEQMHDLARPLAFVLLAVIGIVSIWTPLSHPEIASRWFSMPNLLWFMPVPILVLVTLYGLIRAVARNANYTPFLLTLVLIFLGYSGLGISLWPNIVPPSISIWDAAAPPQSQGFMLVGTLFIIPFILGYTFWSYYVFRGKVTHEDGYH
- a CDS encoding DUF2474 domain-containing protein; amino-acid sequence: MTGKHSLHDIEEAEKKPLWQRLGWLALIWVGSVGVLFIAASLMRMFMNAAGLTTH
- a CDS encoding MFS transporter, giving the protein MPVQEPLLLRHHRPFMAFWLARIFTASGFQMLTVAIGWNLYQLTGNVLDLGLVGLVEFAPRVLFMLHTGHVADRYDRRKVAALCQSLQALIALALAIGSATDNVTREMIFILAFLLGAARSFEMPTTQALLPSIVPSALFPRAVAAAQSAQQSATIVAPALGGLLYAFGSVWVYGPTVLLYVIACTLMLNLPARQTPLNKGKATLDSLLAGIRFIRSRPDILGAISLDLFAVLLGGATALLPVFAKDILLTGPWGLGLLRSAPAVGALLMSLFLARFAVERNVGRVMFTAVGIFGVATIAFGLSTSFWFSLAVLVVLGAADMISMVIRASFVQLETPDEMRGRVSAVNGLFIGASNQLGEFESGLTAHWFGTVPAVVMGGIGTLVVTGTWIKLFPTLANRDRMHVPVEEKV
- a CDS encoding methyltransferase, whose translation is MPLLETPFAQLDLIRQPEQQNEPLQAFDAADEYLLNHLASEQPASSTRVLVLNDSFGALAISLLGNVEVSSSGDSFLGFAGLEKNLLRNGQAFDAIRPLPASEPLVGPFDRVLIRVPKTLALLEEQLIRLQGQLAPGAQVIAAAMVKHLPRAAGDLLERYIGPVQASLAVKKARLLIATPESKLPATSPYPTRYRLDEPAIELLNHANVFCRDGLDIGTRAFLPHLPKNLGNARVADLGCGNGVLAIASALQNPDAHYTLVDESFMAVQSAAENWREALGDREVIVRAGDGLAGQAPQSLDVVLCNPPFHQQQVVGDFLAWRMFQQAREALVVGGALYIVGNRHLGYHSKLARLFRGVEQVAATPKFVILKARK
- a CDS encoding autoinducer binding domain-containing protein, yielding METWKESQLKQLTFAKEIETAYPILLRFAENLGFNYCAIAVTSPHREVHLNALQINNYPKDWNVQYDEENYRNVDPIIAHCNHSILPIVWEERVFAQAPELWRALQKNGLQHGWSQAFHDEASGLCSIISLARSHCSISPLELYEHYGYIFFANRRVSELYARSVPIPTKPSRPRLSSRELEILQLSAMGKTAHDISRILSLSERTVNYHVQNLIEKFKVCNKISAVIAAARAGII